The following proteins are co-located in the Acanthochromis polyacanthus isolate Apoly-LR-REF ecotype Palm Island chromosome 7, KAUST_Apoly_ChrSc, whole genome shotgun sequence genome:
- the tbx16 gene encoding T-box transcription factor 16 isoform X2, with protein sequence MQSIRDLKSNFSGPPPSSMAAGPDAYLQGNIRMTLEDPELWKTFHEIGTEMIITKPGRRMFPHCKINLSGLIPCAKYILLVDMVPEDGFRYKWNKEKWEVAGKAEPQPPCRTYLHPDSPAPGSHWMKQSISFLKLKLTNNTLDQHGHIILHSMHRYHPRFHIVQADDLFSVRWSVFQTFTFPETSFTAVTAYQNTKITKLKIDHNPFAKGFRDEGTNKKRRSSKNPACLDKRTKMSDILKKDSEEDSPPDFCQSSFDGYDGEEGDLPKRKDDESVKEERYSPWGAEREQNARTDSPAGADTRDVYSTEQLVPAPASYQPYRFHEYGKSPSPSSSIGSSNSGSGRSSFESRVPNVATVPDHDSSKPRTQEIGPSNCGPQHLPGAQDYTGVLNMTMAQAGKPGVIGHHIYSPYGAEQPLGQWSGPGPAQYPPPHHLTADYTTQAVHHGYHHGNVAEWSQYPLFSYSCW encoded by the exons ATGCAATCCATCCGAG ACTTGAAGTCCAACTTCAGCggccctcctccctcctccatgGCTGCCGGCCCTGATGCCTACCTTCAGGGCAACATCAGGATGACTCTGGAGGACCCTGAACTCTGGAAGACTTTTCATGAAATAGGAACAGAGATGATCATCACTAAACCGGGCAG GAGGATGTTCCCACATTGTAAAATCAATTTATCTGGCCTTATTCCATGTGCCAAGTACATCTTACTGGTTGACATGGTCCCTGAGGATGGTTTTAGGTATAAG tggaataaagaaaaatggGAGGTGGCAGGAAAAGCGGAGCCTCAGCCTCCCTGCAGGACCTACCTCCACCCAGACTCTCCAGCCCCGGGGAGCCACTGGATGAAGCAGTCCATCTCCTTCCTCAAGCTCAAGCTCACCAACAACACGCTCGACCAGCACGGCCAT ATCATTTTACACTCCATGCATCGCTACCATCCACGCTTCCACATTGTCCAGGCAGACGACCTGTTCAGTGTCCGCTGGAGTGTTTTCCAGACGTTCACCTTCCCTGAAACGTCCTTCACTGCAGTCACCGCCTACCAGAACACCAAG ATCACAAAGCTGAAGATCGATCACAACCCCTTTGCAAAAGGATTCCGGGATGAAGGCACCAATAAAAAGAG GCGTTCCAGCAAGAACCCAGCATGTCTTGATAAAAGAACCAAGATGTCGGACATTTTGAAAAAGGACTCTGAAGAGGACAGTCCACCAG ACTTCTGCCAGTCCTCATTTGATGGTTACGACGGAGAAGAAGGGGATCTGCCCAAAAGGAAAGACGACGAGTCTGTTAAAGAGGAGCGTTACTCTCCTTGGGGGGCTGAGAGGGAGCAGAATGCGAGGACGGACTCTCCTGCTGGGGCAGATACCAGAGATGTGTACAGCACCGAGCAACTGGTTCCTGCTCCAGCTTCCTACCAGCCCTACAG GTTCCACGAGTATGGAAAGtctccatctccctcctccAGCATCGGCAGCAGCAACAGCGGTTCAGGACGCAGCAGCTTCGAGTCCAGGGTCCCCAACGTCGCCACCGTCCCCGATCACGACTCCTCAAAGCCCCGCACACAAGAGATCGGTCCTTCCAACTGCGGCCCCCAGCACCTCCCGGGGGCCCAGGACTACACCGGGGTGCTCAACATGACCATGGCCCAGGCGGGCAAGCCGGGGGTGATCGGCCACCACATCTACAGCCCCTACGGAGCGGAGCAGCCCCTGGGTCAGTGGAGCGGCCCGGGTCCCGCCCAGTACCCCCCTCCACACCACCTGACCGCAGACTACACCACGCAGGCTGTGCACCACGGCTATCACCATGGCAACGTGGCCGAGTGGAGCCAGTACCCGCTGTTCTCCTACTCCTGCTGGTGA
- the klhl22 gene encoding LOW QUALITY PROTEIN: kelch-like protein 22 (The sequence of the model RefSeq protein was modified relative to this genomic sequence to represent the inferred CDS: inserted 1 base in 1 codon), translated as MKPEHQCPAMAEDGALSPVGGRPGSSGRPSRQTYKSSAHFRSLLDGLLSLRQSGILFDVVLVVEGRPIQAHRILLAASCDYFRCMFAGGLRETQQEEIPIHGVTYMAMXKILDYIYTSEIELDLECVQEVLIAATLVQLENVISFCCDFLFSWLDEGNILEVAHLADVYGLQELNTRLHSYILRNIQTLSRTEAYRRLPQEEIFKALSSNELHVSSENEVYEAALHYHYSPEQVETDQVYLQDNLKMLDAVRFCLIEKQVLQRLHGRLSQCPLKDSVSAALRYHEQEVLQPVLQTPLTQPRSTFRCVLGFGGMFSSSSSTDSEHLFQVYHPSWGEWRTLTATYAPRMSNQGIAVLNNFVYLIGGDKNSSGFRAETRCWRYDPRHNSWYSIQPLQQQHADHCVCVVGGHIYAIGGRDYSDELDSVERYDPHSNTWEFVSPLKREVYAHAGAVVDGKIYITCGRRGSVYLRETYCFDPAANQWTGCAEGPVERAWHGMAAVNGHVYVIGGSNDERGYRRDVLKVACFNPTANSWSLITPLPAGHGEPGIAVLDSRIYVLGGRSHDKGNRMKYVHLYHTDTDEWENETEFKERVSGLAACVVLMPPSVIAQARNWEQRTKAAWKEVDMDNSEDSSDD; from the exons ATGAAGCCTGAGCACCAGTGTCCTGCCATGGCTGAGGATGGAGCGCTGAGTCCGGTGGGAGGACGCCCCGGATCGTCAGGCCGACCGAGCCGACAGACCTATAAGAGTTCAGCCCATTTCCGCAGCCTGCTGGACGGCCTGCTGTCTCTCAGACAGAGTGGCATCCTGTTTGATGTGGTACTGGTGGTGGAGGGTCGACCCATCCAAGCCCACCGGATACTTCTGGCAGCCTCCTGTGATTATTTCAG GTGCATGTTTGCTGGAGGCCTTCGGGAGACACAGCAAGAAGAAATTCCAATTCATGGAGTTACCTACATGGCTA AAAAAATCCTTGACTACATCTACACGTCAGAGATTGAGTTAGACCTGGAGTGTGTTCAGGAAGTCCTGATCGCTGCCACCCTGGTACAG CTTGAGAACGTCATTAGCTTCTGCTGTGACTTTCTTTTCTCCTGGCTGGACGAGGGCAACATCTTGGAGGTGGCCCATCTGGCCGATGTGTACGGACTGCAGGAGCTCAACACCAGACTCCACTCCTACATCCTCAGGAACATTCAGACTCTGTCTCGAACAGAGGCGTACCGACGGCTCCCCCAGGAGGAGATCTTCAAGGCGCTGAGCAGCAATGAGCTTCACGTGAGCAGTGAGAATGAAGTGTACGAGGCGGCGCTTCACTATCACTACAGCCCTGAACAGGTGGAAACTGACCAGGTGTACTTGCAG GACAATCTCAAGATGCTCGATGCCGTGCGTTTTTGCCTGATTGAGAAGCAGGTTTTGCAGAGACTTCACGGCAGACTGAGCCAGTGTCCGCTGAAGGATTCGGTTTCCGCTGCCCTCCGTTACCACGAGCAGGAGGTCTTGCAGCCCGTCCTGCAGACTCCTCTCACCCAGCCACGCTCCACCTTCCGCTGTGTCCTGGGCTTCGGGGGGAtgttctcctccagctccagcACAGACAGCGAGCACCTGTTTCAGGTGTATCACCCGAGCTGGGGGGAGTGGAGGACTCTTACTGCCACCTACGCTCCCCGAATGTCCAACCAGGGCATCGCTGTGCTTAACAACTTTGTTTATCTCATCGGAGGAGACAAGAACAGCAGTGGATTTCGTGCAGAGACCCGCTGCTGGAG ATACGACCCCCGTCACAACAGCTGGTACTCCATCCAGCCTCTGCAGCAGCAACACGCCgaccactgtgtgtgtgtggtgggcgGCCATATTTACGCCATCGGAGGGCGAGACTACAGCGACGAGCTGGACTCAGTGGAGCGCTACGACCCACACAGCAACACGTGGGAATTCGTGTCACCTCTGAAGAGAGAG GTGTACGCCCATGCTGGAGCAGTGGTGGACGGGAAAATCTACATAACATGCGGGCGCCGAGGGTCGGTGTACCTCAGAGAGACCTACTGTTTTGACCCTGCAGCCAATCAGTGGACGGGGTGTGCGGAGGGCCCAGTGGAGCGGGCGTGGCACGGCATGGCCGCCGTTAACGGACACGTGTACGTCATTGGGGGAAGCAATGATGAGCGTGGATATCGGCGTGATGTCCTGAAG gtGGCGTGCTTCAACCCCACAGCCAACTCATGGTCTCTAATCACACCACTCCCTGCTGGACACGGAGAACCCGGCATAGCGGTGCTGGACAGCCGCATCTACGTCCTGGGAGGACGCTCTCACGACAAAGGCAACAGGATGAAGTACGTCCACCTGTACCACACCGACACGGATGAGTGGGAGAATGAGACAGAGTTTAAGGAGCGCGTCTCCGGCCTTGCAGCCTGTGTGGTGCTGATGCCGCCCTCTGTGATCGCTCAGGCCAGGAACTGGGAGCAGCGGACCAAAGCTGCGTGGAAAGAGGTGGACATGGACAACTCGGAGGACTCCAGCGACGACTGa
- the tbx16 gene encoding T-box transcription factor 16 isoform X1: MFGYNESYFLLDLKSNFSGPPPSSMAAGPDAYLQGNIRMTLEDPELWKTFHEIGTEMIITKPGRRMFPHCKINLSGLIPCAKYILLVDMVPEDGFRYKWNKEKWEVAGKAEPQPPCRTYLHPDSPAPGSHWMKQSISFLKLKLTNNTLDQHGHIILHSMHRYHPRFHIVQADDLFSVRWSVFQTFTFPETSFTAVTAYQNTKITKLKIDHNPFAKGFRDEGTNKKRRSSKNPACLDKRTKMSDILKKDSEEDSPPDFCQSSFDGYDGEEGDLPKRKDDESVKEERYSPWGAEREQNARTDSPAGADTRDVYSTEQLVPAPASYQPYRFHEYGKSPSPSSSIGSSNSGSGRSSFESRVPNVATVPDHDSSKPRTQEIGPSNCGPQHLPGAQDYTGVLNMTMAQAGKPGVIGHHIYSPYGAEQPLGQWSGPGPAQYPPPHHLTADYTTQAVHHGYHHGNVAEWSQYPLFSYSCW; this comes from the exons ATGTTTGGCTATAATGAATCGTATTTCCTTTTAGACTTGAAGTCCAACTTCAGCggccctcctccctcctccatgGCTGCCGGCCCTGATGCCTACCTTCAGGGCAACATCAGGATGACTCTGGAGGACCCTGAACTCTGGAAGACTTTTCATGAAATAGGAACAGAGATGATCATCACTAAACCGGGCAG GAGGATGTTCCCACATTGTAAAATCAATTTATCTGGCCTTATTCCATGTGCCAAGTACATCTTACTGGTTGACATGGTCCCTGAGGATGGTTTTAGGTATAAG tggaataaagaaaaatggGAGGTGGCAGGAAAAGCGGAGCCTCAGCCTCCCTGCAGGACCTACCTCCACCCAGACTCTCCAGCCCCGGGGAGCCACTGGATGAAGCAGTCCATCTCCTTCCTCAAGCTCAAGCTCACCAACAACACGCTCGACCAGCACGGCCAT ATCATTTTACACTCCATGCATCGCTACCATCCACGCTTCCACATTGTCCAGGCAGACGACCTGTTCAGTGTCCGCTGGAGTGTTTTCCAGACGTTCACCTTCCCTGAAACGTCCTTCACTGCAGTCACCGCCTACCAGAACACCAAG ATCACAAAGCTGAAGATCGATCACAACCCCTTTGCAAAAGGATTCCGGGATGAAGGCACCAATAAAAAGAG GCGTTCCAGCAAGAACCCAGCATGTCTTGATAAAAGAACCAAGATGTCGGACATTTTGAAAAAGGACTCTGAAGAGGACAGTCCACCAG ACTTCTGCCAGTCCTCATTTGATGGTTACGACGGAGAAGAAGGGGATCTGCCCAAAAGGAAAGACGACGAGTCTGTTAAAGAGGAGCGTTACTCTCCTTGGGGGGCTGAGAGGGAGCAGAATGCGAGGACGGACTCTCCTGCTGGGGCAGATACCAGAGATGTGTACAGCACCGAGCAACTGGTTCCTGCTCCAGCTTCCTACCAGCCCTACAG GTTCCACGAGTATGGAAAGtctccatctccctcctccAGCATCGGCAGCAGCAACAGCGGTTCAGGACGCAGCAGCTTCGAGTCCAGGGTCCCCAACGTCGCCACCGTCCCCGATCACGACTCCTCAAAGCCCCGCACACAAGAGATCGGTCCTTCCAACTGCGGCCCCCAGCACCTCCCGGGGGCCCAGGACTACACCGGGGTGCTCAACATGACCATGGCCCAGGCGGGCAAGCCGGGGGTGATCGGCCACCACATCTACAGCCCCTACGGAGCGGAGCAGCCCCTGGGTCAGTGGAGCGGCCCGGGTCCCGCCCAGTACCCCCCTCCACACCACCTGACCGCAGACTACACCACGCAGGCTGTGCACCACGGCTATCACCATGGCAACGTGGCCGAGTGGAGCCAGTACCCGCTGTTCTCCTACTCCTGCTGGTGA